From Anopheles darlingi chromosome 2, idAnoDarlMG_H_01, whole genome shotgun sequence, the proteins below share one genomic window:
- the LOC125959520 gene encoding LOW QUALITY PROTEIN: armadillo repeat-containing protein gudu (The sequence of the model RefSeq protein was modified relative to this genomic sequence to represent the inferred CDS: deleted 1 base in 1 codon) produces the protein MLSGLARSQKTRSREKPSHQQLQEREQKQHERGHGASSTSRTWRWWWWQHWRWQRRYREQSIPWWRGGVGGGGGKSKARTAAAAANGATNGTNGSNGTGGLALGGGAGGNGQGSAVAGGGKEQPGQAKVPAVPTSAAPPDGYESDSSDQVSSSDEEERWKDSKLSNDVPSEYWHIQKLVKYMKAGNQTATIVALCCLKDHDLTTQMNQRAIQDCGGLEVLVNLLESNDMKCRLGALSVLSEISSNLDIRRAIVDLGGIPLLVQILSEPGRDLKIMGAETIANVAKVRLARKLVRKCNGIARLVDLLDVNMNCLRSQRDQLSEEEREMLDMARAGARALWSLSESRHNKELMCKSGIVPLMGRLLKSVHIDVVVPTMGTIQQCASQANYQLAITTEGMIFDIVSHLTSDNLDLKRQCSSAIFKCASDKTASDMVRESGGLEPLVGIARDKTVRDNKQLLAAATGAIWKCAASEANVKKLDQLKTVQVLVQLLNDENEEVLTNVVGAISECVKYQNNRELLRTCGGIPLLVNLLNMTHAPLLENIAKTLKECASEPESMTLMEELDAVRLIWSLLKNSNPKVQAHAAWALCPCIENAKNSGELVRSFVGALELVVGLLKSRDNFVLSAVCAAIATIAKDRENLSVLSDHKVIRMLADLVYTTDDLLREHLAAAIASCAPYATNTQELGRLKTVTPIVGYMVSNNPRVHRTTAMALQKLSEDSQNCITMHQGGVVPFLLETVGSKDRELQEASAGCLQNIRKLALRAEELELCGE, from the exons ATGCTTAGCGGTTTAGCTCGCTCGCAGAAAACACGTtcgagaga GAAGCCGAgtcaccagcagctgcaggaacGGGAGCAGAAGCAACATGAACGCGGTCACGGCGCATCGTCGACAAGTCGGacgtggaggtggtggtggtggcagcattgGAGGTGGCAGCGGCGGTATCGGGAGCAAAGCATCccgtggtggcgg ggaggagtaggaggaggaggaggcaaatCCAAGGCAcgcacggcggcggcggcggcgaatggCGCGACGAATGGTACGAACGGTAGCAACGGTACGGGAGGACTAGcgctcggtggcggtgcaggTGGCAATGGGCAGGGCAGTGCGGTGGCCGGCGGTGGCAAGGAGCAACCCGGCCAGGCCAAAGTGCCAGCAGTGCCCACCAGTGCCGCACCGCCCGACGGCTACGAATCGGACTCCTCGGATCAGGTGTCCTCGTCGGACGAGGAGGAACGCTGGAAGGACTCGAAGCTCTCCAATGACGTACCGTCCGAGTACTGGCACATCCAGAAGCTGGTGAAGTACATGAAGGCCGGCAACCAGACGGCCACGATCGTGGCCCTCTGCTGCCTCAAGGATCACGATCTGACCACCCAGATGAACCAGCGTGCCATCCAGGATTGCGGCGGGCTGGAGGTGCTCGTCAATCTGCTCGAAAGCAATGACATGAAGTGCAGACTGGGAGCGTTGTCTGTCCTGTCCGAGATCTCGTCCAACCTGGACATTCGGCGTGCCATCGTCGACCTGGGAGGTAttccgctgctggtgcagatACTGTCGGAACCGGGACGTGACCTCAAGATCATGGGCGCGGAAACGATCGCCAACGTGGCTAAGGTGCGGCTCGCCCGGAAGCTCGTCCGGAAGTGTAACGGAATCGCCCGCCTGGTGGACCTGCTGGACGTTAACATGAA CTGCCTGCGATCGCAACGGGATCAGCTGTCGGAGGAGGAACGCGAGATGCTGGATATGGCGCGTGCCGGGGCGCGCGCCCTCTGGTCACTATCCGAGTCCCGCCACAACAAGGAGCTGATGTGCAAGAGCGGCATCGTGCCACTGATGGGCCGGCTACTGAAGAGTGTGCACATCGATGTGGTCGTTCCGACTATGGGTACCATACAGCAGTGCGCCTCGCAGGCCAACTACCAGCTGGCCATCACGACCGAGGGCATGATCTTCGACATCGTGTCCCACCTGACGTCCGACAACCTCGACCTGAAGCGCCAGTGCAGCTCGGCCATCTTCAAGTGTGCCAGCGATAAG ACGGCAAGCGATATGGTGCGGGAATCGGGTGGTCTGGAACCGCTGGTAGGTATCGCCCGGGATAAGACGGTGCGGGACAACAagcagctgctggcggccGCAACCGGGGCCATCTGGAAGTGTGCGGCCAGTGAGGCGAACGTGAAGAAGCTCGACCAGCTGAAGACGGTgcaggtgctggtgcagctgctgaATGACGAGAACGAGGAAGTGCTGACGAACGTGGTCGGTGCGATTTCGGAGTGCGTCAAGTACCAGAACAACCGGGAGCTGCTACGTACGTGCGGTGGCATACCGTTGCTGGTGAACCTGCTCAACATGACGCACGCACCGCTGCTGGAGAACATTGCGAAGACGCTGAAGGAGTGCGCTTCGGAACCGGAAAGCATGACGCTGATGGAGGAACTGGATGCGGTGCGGCTCATCTGGTCGCTGCTGAAGAACTCCAACCCGAAGGTGCAGGCACACGCTGCCTGGGCGCTCTGTCCCTGTATCGAGAACGCTAAG AACTCCGGTGAACTGGTGAGGAGCTTCGTGGGAGCATTGGAGCTGGTTGTTGGGCTGCTGAAGTCACGGGATAATTTTGTGCTGTCGGCTGTCTGTGCCGCTATTGCGACGATTGCGAAGGATCGCGAGAACCTGTCCGTGCTGTCCGATCATAAGGTCATCCGGATGTTGGCCGATCTCGTCTATACGACGGATGATCTGCTCCGGGAACATCTGGCGGCGGCCATCGCCAGCTGTGCGCCGTACGCAACGAACACACAGGAGCTTGGTCGGCTCAAGACCGTCACGCCGATTGTTGGCTACATGGTCAGCAACAATCCGCGTGTCCACCgtacgacggcgatggcgttgCAGAAGCTGTCCGAGGATTCGCAGAACTGCATCACGATGCACCAG ggtggtgtggtgccgtTCCTGCTGGAGACGGTCGGTTCGAAGGATCGGGAACTACAGGAAGCGTCCGCCGGATGTCTTCAGAACATTCGAAAGCTCGCACTGCGTGCCGAGGAGCTTGAGCTTTGCGGCGAATAG